From the Immundisolibacter sp. genome, the window GCGATGGTGTCGGCCGGGTTCAGCAGGCCGTTCTTGATCCCGACCACCATTTCCAGGTCCGCCAGGCGGTTCAGCAGGCCGTGGTTCAGGGTGATGCCGGCGGTCGGCGTGTTGTAGAGCACGATGCCCAGCGGGCTGTGATCGGACAGGTATTTGTAGAAACCGTACAGGTCGGCGTCCGAGCGCAGCTGGATGACCGGGTTGATGACCTCGATCAGGTGGTAGCCGAGCTGCGCCAGGCGGTGGGCCTTTTCCAGCACCGTGAACGGCGAGGGGTCCAGGATGACCGCGGTCAGCATCATGCGCCCGCGGTTGGCCTGGGCCACGGTTTCGCTGTACTGCCACCACTCGGCGGGGGTCATGTTCCAGGCCTCGGCGGTGTTGCCGCCGGTCATCAGGCCGTACAGCCCGTCGCTGGCCCAGCGGTCGACGTGGCTGGCGAGCATCGGCAGGTCCAGGCTGAAATCGGCCTTGAACGGCGTCGGCACGGCGTTGGTCGACTGGACCATGTGCGTGCGGGCCCATTGTTTGGCTTCGCTGCGGGTGTAGGGAATCATCGGATTGGCCTCCTCGGTGACATTATTTTTGGGCTCGGTCGCGCTGCTGAAGATACCACCGCGCCCTTTACCGGGAGGCGGTTGGCGGGTGATAAACGGCCGTTCGGTACCTTAGCCACGGAGAGACCCTGCGATGACCCACAAAGCCCGCGTCCTGCGCCACGACGATCCGCGCCTGCAAACGGTGATTCCCGGCCAGTTCGAGTTCAAGCACCTGCACGGGCAGGGCTGTTCGGTGGCGCTGTACAAGATGCGCTCGGCGGCCGACCTGCCGACGCAGCTGAACTGCCACGAGGAGGAGGTCACCATCATGCTGTCGGGCGAGTGCAAGCTGCACATCGACGGCGAGGACATCGTCCTGCGGGCCGGCGACACCATCCTGATCCCGTCCTTCAAGGAACACCTGGGCGAGTTCCTGACCGACGAGGTGGTGCTGGTCAGCGTATTCGTGCCGCGGCGCGAGGAATTCGGACCGGAGGGCGATCAGGCGCCGCGGCTGTCGTTTCTGGGCGACGGGGCCTGAGCGTTGCTCGAAGCCGGCATCAGGACACCGTAGGAGCCCGGCTCCGCCGGGCGATCACCGCGCTAGAACTCGTACTCGAGCTTGCCGCGCAGAGACACGTCGGGGCTGGCGGCGTCCAGGCCGAAGGCCAGGCCGGCTTCCCAGTGCAGCTTGCGCCCGATGCCGAGCCGCTCGGTGCCCAGCAGTGCCGGACCCAGGGCCCGCAGATCCTGACCGGCGTGGAATTCCAGCGCCGGCTGCAGGCGCGGCGAGTAGCGGTAGGCGCCCTGCAGGGCCAGGCCGGTTTCCACTTCGTCATGTACGCCGTCCCCCCATTCGTAGCCGAGCGAGGCGTTCACGGTGCCCACGAAGCGTCCCCATTGTCGTTCGCCCAGCAGGGTGGCGGCGAAATCCTGGGCGTCCCGGTCGCGCGCGTGCTCGAACTCGCCCATCAGGCCCCAGTCGGCTGCGTACTGGCCCTGTTCGGTCAGCTGCCAGCGCGCCTCCAGTTCGTAGGCCCTCACCTGCAGGTCCTCGCCGGCCGGTCGATCGGCAATGAGGTACAGCTCGGCAAAGCCGCGCGGGGAAAAACTCTGGCCGTAGCCCAGGCGCCAGGTCTGCCCGTCACCGCGCGTGCGGCCGTTCTGCTCGGACACCAGGCGCAGTTCGAGATCCCGCTCCAGGGGCTGCACGTAGGGGTGATAGACGGTGTCGACCTGGGCGCCGTCGGCGCGCGCCGACGGCGACGCGATCAGGCCGAGCGCTGCCGCCGCGAGGCCGGCCAGCCGCCGCCGGCAAGGTATGTCGTAGGGTGCGTTCATCGGTGCGCTCTCCCGCGCGAATGGCTCGCCATGCTGCCGCCCCGAGCGGCCGCGGTAGCGACGCCCAGCGCCAGCAGAAAACTGGCGCCGTAAAGGCCCACCTGCCAGGGGCCGGGTGTGGCCTCGTAGCCGATCAGGGCGTACAGCAGTTGGCCGAGCAGGCTGTCTTCCGGCAGCCAGGCGGAGCTGTTCCACAGCGGCTGCGATGCCGGCAGCCAGTCGGCCTGCACCAGCAGCATGGTGGCCTGCGACCACATGCCGGCGCCGATCAGGGCCAGCAGCCCGACGGTCAGCGCAAAGGTGACGGCACGCCGGAACGCCAGCAGCAGGTAGTAGAGCAGGGCGCCGATGCTGGCACCGACGCCGATGCCCAGCACCGAACCGATCAGCAGATCCGGCACGGCCCGCGGCCGGCCCATGAAGGCGGAGAAATACAGAAATATCTCCGAGCCCTCGCGGGTGACGGCCAGCGCCACCGCGCCGGCCATGACCCACGGCAGCGCCCGCGCCGGTTCGCGGTAACGGCTCCGCAGCCACAGGCCGATCACGGCCAAGATGAGTGCATACACCAGAATCTGCAGGCCGGCGTTGACCACCTCGTAGCCGACGCCATCGAACCAGGTCGACACCACCCGCAGGCGCGCCCCGTACAGGCCGGCCCCGGCCACGCCGGCCAGCAGGGCCGGCACCAGCCAGCGGGCGCGCAGCGCGGCGCAGCGGCCCGCCACCAGCAGGACACCGACCAGCAGCGAGAACTCCAGCACCTCGCGCAGCACCACCACGACGCTGTCGAGCAACGGCGAGTTCATCGCACCACCAGCCGGCCCTGGGCGGTCTTGGGGTTGAACTCGCCAAAGAACGGGTACTCGCCCGGCGGCAGCGGGCCGACGAAGATGGTCGCCGTCTGGCCGCCCAGGATCACCTTCTCGCGATTCAGCTCCCAGCTCTCGAATTCCTCCGGCGTCGGGTCCAGGTTGTGCACCGCCAGGCGCACCTTGGTGTTGGCCGGAATGGTCAGTTCCGCCGGCTCGAACAGGTGATTGCGGATGCTGATGTCGTAGGTCGGCGGCTGCGCCGCCAGCGGCGCGGCGCCCAGCAGGCAGGCCACCATCGCCAGCACGCGCACGATGCCAGCGGGCCGGCGGCGTGGTGCTTGCCGGCTCACACGTTCCTCCGGGCCGGGAATTCGACGCTCACCGTCAGGCCGGTTTCGAATGGCGAGTCAGCGAAGCGGATCGTCGCGCCGTGCAGGTCGGCCACCAGCCGGGCGATGGACAGCCCAAGGCCGCTGCCGGCAGGGTCGTTGTGGCGCGCGCCAACCCGGCGGTAGAAGCGGTCGAACACGCGCTCGTGCTCCGCCGCCGGCAGGCCGGGACCGGAATCGCTGACCTGCAGCAGCGCCCCGCCGCCGGGCAGCGGGCCGCAGCTGACCCGGATGTGCCCGCCGACCGGCGTGTAGCGGTTGGCGTTCACCAGCAGGTTCTGCAGCAGCGTGGCCAGCGCGAAGCGATCGCCGACCAGGATCTGGCGTTCCCCCTGCAGCCGGACGTCCTGCTGTTTGTGCTCGAACTGCGGGTAGTGCGCGGCGATTTGTTCACGGGCCAGTTCGGTCAGGTCCAGCGGTTCCATGCGCGCCTGGTACTGATCGGGTGCCATGCGGTACAGCAGCAGGATCTGCGCGATCAGGTGTTCCAGGCGGGCGGTGTCGGCATGCAGGCGCAGCAGCACCGGGTCGTCGGCCGGCAGGCGCCCGGCCAGATTGTGCAGGTGGACTTTCAGGGCGGCGATTGGCGTGCGCAGCTCGTGCGCGGCATCGGCGGTCAGGCGCCGCTCGCGGCCGAGCGACTGCTCCAGCCGCTGCAGGAGGCCGTTGACGGCCGACACGATGACCGCCAGTTCCGTCGGCGGCTCGGCAAGCTGCAGCGGCGCCAGGTCGTCGGCGGCCTTGCTGCGCAGCGCGCCGGCCAGGCGCTCCAGCCGCCGCAGGCCGTGGCCGACGATCAGCCAGATCAGCACCGCGCTGACCGGCAGCGCCGCCAGCTGCGCCAGCAGCGACTCGCGCACGACGCTGTCGGCGAGCAGGTAGCGGGCGTCGGCGCGCTGCGCCACCATCACCCAATGCCCGGCCGCCGGCTCGCGGCGGACCAGGATCTGCCAGCGATGGCCGCCGAAATTGTCGGCCCGCAGGCCCGGCTCGAAGGGCGCCATCGGCGTTTGCGGGGCGTTGGCCGAGCGCAGCAGCAAGCGCCCGGCGTCGTCCCAGACCTGGAAACTGACCTCGCTCGACGGCAGCGCCGGTACCGGGTCGCTGGCCTGCGTTTCGGCGGGCAGCAGGGTCGAAATCAGGATGGCGGCGTTGGTCAGCTCGGCATCGAACAGCGCATCGGCGGCCGCCACGCCGGCCCGGTAGCCGTACAGCGCGGCCACGAAGCTGGTCAACGTGATCGCCGACAGCACGGCGATCAGCAGGTAGGAGCGGATCGAGCTCACGGCAGACGCAGGCAGTAGCCGACGCCGCGCACGGTCCTGATCAGGTCCTGGCCGAGCTTGCGGCGCAGATGGTGGATGTGCACCTCCAGCGTGTTGCTGGCCACCTCCTCGTCCCAGCCGTAGAGCTTGCCTTCCAGGGTCTCGCGGGTCAGCACCTTGCCGCTGTTCTCCAGCAGCGCCTTGAGCAGTGCGTACTCGCGGCGCGACAGATCCACCGGCACGCCGGCCTTGTGCACCTGCATGGAGGCGGTGTCCAGTTGCAGGTCGCCGAGCGAGATCAGGCTGCTGCCGGCGCTTCCCAGCCGCCGCCCCAGAGCTCGCACGCGGGCTTCGAGCTCCTGCATCTCGAACGGCTTGGCCAGGTAGTCGTCGGCGCCCAGATCGAGCCCGGTCACCTTGTCGCCGAGCGTGTCGCGGGCGGTCAGCACCAGAATCGGCAGGCGCTGGCCACCGGCGCGCAGGGCGCGCAGCACCTCCAGGCCCTCCATGTCCGGCAGGCCGAGGTCCAGCACGATCAGATCCGGCGGGTCGGTCGCCACCGCGTGCAGGGCATGATCGCCGCGCGTCACGTGATTGACCGCAAAGCCCTTGTTGCGCAGCGCCAGGCTCAGGCCGGCTGCCAGCGAGGCGTCATCTTCCACCAGCAGCAGCCGCACCCGAATGTCCCGTAACTCAGCCCCGACGCGCGCTCATTTTGCGCGCACCTTGGCCAGCAGCTCGGCAATCTCCTTCTGGCGCCCGCGGTCGGCCAGCTCCCGGCCGGGGCGCGGTGCTGCCTTGGCGGCGCGCTGCAGGTAGGTTTCCGCCTCGGCGCGGCGGTCGTGCTCATACAGGAACTGGCCGTAGAAATAGTTGGCGTCGATGCCGTCCGGGTTGATCCGCAGCGCCTCTTGCAGCAGCGACTGCGCCTTCTTTTCGTTGCCGAAACCGACCGGCCAGCCGGGCACCTTGGCGTACAGCGTGCCAAGGCTGGTGTAGGCGGAGCCGTCGAGCGCCGCCGGGTCGAGCTCGATCGCCCGCTCCAGGTCGCGCTTGGCGGCCTTGGCGATACCCAGCGCGCCCAGTCCGCCCTTGGCGCCGGCCAGCGTGGAACGAATGATGCCGGACCAGATCCAGCCCTCGGCACGCTGCGGGTAGCGGACGGTCACCGCCTCGGCGTCCTGCGCCAGCAGCTCCAGGGCGGCCACGCGTGGCTTGTCGCGCAGCTCGTAGTTGGCGACCGCCCAGCGCTGTTGCAGGTCGGCGAGTTCCTCCAGCAGGGCATCGGCGGCCCGCGCCGCGCCGCCGATCAGCAGCAGCCAGGCGGTCAGCGTCCAGGCAATGGGTCGGGACATGGGTTTTCTCCAGGGTTCAGGGGGCAAGAATGCGGCGGATGACCGGCAGCTGACGTGCCAGCGCGCGGTCGAGCAGGCCCGGCAGCAGGCCGTTCAGGAACGCAAACAGCCGCTCCGGGCCGCCGATGCTGGCCCGCGGCCGCTCGCTGCGCAGCTGCCGCAGCAGGGCCTCGGCCACCACGGCGGGGCTGTCGATGCGGTTGCCGAGCGCCGCGTTCAGGGCGTTCACCCGGGCGTCGTTGATGGCCGTGGCGGTGGCCCGCGGCGCCAGGTGCAGCACGCCGACTGTAGTGCCGGTAAGCTCGCGCCGCAGCGCCTCGCTGAAGCCGCGCAGGCCGAACTTGCTCGCGCTGTAGCCGACGAAGCCCGGATAGCCGATGGCGCCGAAAGCCGAGCCGACGTTGACGATCAGGCCGCGCGGCGCCTCCCGCAGCAGCGGCAGCAGCTGCCCGGTGAGCAGCATCGGCGCCAGCAGGTTGGTGGTGACCAGTTCGCTCAGCAGCGCCGGGGCCTGTGCGTCGAACAGCCCGAAGGCGCTGATGCCGGCGTTGTTGATGAGGATGTCGATGCCGTCCGGCAGCGCCGCGCAGCATTGCTGCACGCGCTGGCGGCCCTCGTCGGTGGCAAGGTCCGCGGTGACGGTCAGGTGCTGGTCGCCGAGCCGGGCGGCCAGCACCTGCAGCGCCTGCGCATTGCGACCGACCAGCACCAGGCGCACGCCGGCGCCGGCCAGTGCCTCGGCCATCGCGCTGCCGATGCCACCGGCGGCGCCGGTCAGCACGGCCGTTTTGCCGTTCAGCTCCACGACGCCACCTGCGCCGGTTCGGTTGCCGTGGCCGGTGCCCCCAGGCTGCGGAAGATATCGCCATACAGGCGGTAGAACATGCCGGCGGCGTGGATGATCAGTGCCTGCTCCGCCGGCGCCTCGATGCGGTTCATGAGGCCCTCGAACAGCGCCACGTGGTCCTGGTCCAGGGCGCCGTGGGAGCGCAGGTAGCTGAAGGCGGCGTCCGGCAGGTCGAGTGCCTGCTGCATCGCGCTGGCCGCGTTATGGGCGATGGCGACGCTGGTGCCCTCCAGCACCTGCACCATGCCGAAGAAGCCGAGCGGATTGACGCGCTGCACCATGTCGTAGGCGTAGGCCACCATCAGCTCGGTGGCCGGGCTGGGCGTCGAGCGGCGCACCGCATCGCGGTCGACGCCGCAGGCGACCAGATCGTCCAGCACCCATTCCTCGTGGCCGAATTCCTCGCTGATGTACTCGACCACCGCCGCGCGCAGCCAGGCCTTGTCGTCCGGCAGGCGCGCGCCGACCGCCATCAGCAGCGGCACGGTATGCCGGACGTGGTGGTAGGCCTCGGTCAGGAAGGCGACGTAGTCGGCGCGCCGGATATCGCCCCGCAGGGCGCGCCCGAGGATCGGTGCCGCCAGCAGCTTGGCGCGTTGGGCGGCGGTCCGCTCCTGAAGTTGCTGATAAAAGTTCATTCCGTGCACAGCTCCTGGGTGTGATACAGCGCGGCAATCTGCGCCGCGTAGTGGGCGGCGATGGCGTCCCGCCGCGGGCGGCCGTTGTCGGTCAGCAGGCCATCGGCCGCGGACAGCGGCGCCGGCAGGCGATGCCAGGCGCGGATGCGCGCGTAGTCCGGCAGGCGCGCGTTGACCGCTGCCAGCCAGTCGTCGATGGCCGCAGCGGGCGTGCCGGCGTCGCGCGGCCACAGCAGGGCCACGCAGTGCGGGCGGGCGGACCCGAACAGCACCGCCTGCCCCAGCAGCGGGCCGGCCAGCAGCTCGGCCTCCACCCACTCCGGGCTCAGGTTGCGGCCGAAGCTGGTCACGATCAGGTTGTCGCGTCGGCCCTGGACCTGCACGAAGCCGTCCGCGTCGAGGCCGCCCAGGTCGCCGGTGTGAACCCGCTGCGGGCGCCAGCTTTCCGGCACGCCCAGATAGCCCAGAAAACAGCTGCCGGAAACCGTCAGCTCGCCGTCGCGCACGCCCAGCCGCAGATGCGGCAGCGGCCGGCCGGCAGTGCCGGGCCGGTCGGCTCCGGGGATGTTCAGACTCACCACGGAAGCGCATTCCGACAGCCCGTAGCCTTCGTACACCGGCAGGCCGCCGCGGCGCGCGGCGACCAGCAGCGACACCGGCACCCGCGCGCCACCGACGGCGACGAAGCGCAACGAGCCTGGCGCCCGCCAGCCGCGCTGCATGGCCACAACCAGGGCCTGCAGCAGCTGCGGCACCAAGATCATGCTGTGCGGTCGATGACGGTCGATGGCCGTGGTCAGCGCGGCGGCATCCAGACCGCTGCTGCCCTGCAGGCCAAGCTCGGCCAGGCCCGGCACCACCACGCTGCCGCGCGACAGCAGCGGCGCATAGACGCCGCCGACGTTCTCCAGCAGCGTCGCCAACGGCAGCAGGCACAGGTGGCGCACGCCGGGCAGGGCAATCATGTCGGCCAGGGACTGCGCCACCCGCAGCGGGTGATCGGCGGACAGGCACACGCCCTTGGGCGTGCCGGTCGAGCCGGAGGTGAAGGTGATCTTGGCCGTTCCCGGCGGCACCCGTGCCGGCCCGGGCGACAGGCGCCACAGTGGCAGGCCGGCCAGCTGCCCGGCCGCTTGTGCGGAGCCGGACAGCGGGCTGCCCGGCCAGTCCGCTTGCGCTGCCGCCACGGCGTCGATGCCGGCGGTGGCAAACACATGGGCGAGCTGCTGCGGCGCAAAGAACAACGGCAGCGGCACCAGACACACGCCCGCCAGCTGGCAGGCCAGGTCGATGACGATCCAGGCCGGGCCGTTGTCGGCGCGCAGCGCCAGGGTGCGCACGGCGGCCCGCTGCAGGGTGGCTGCAGCGCCTTCCACGGCCGCCACCAGTTCGTGCGCGGTCAACTCGGATGAACCGTGCACGAGCGGCGCCCTGGGCTGCAGCGCCGCGCGGTGCAGCAGTTCCCGCCACAGTATCGAATGCGGCATCGGCCTCACCACAGCGCGCCGACGACTGCGTCGAGCGCATCCGCGTAGCCGGCAAGCTGCGCCGCCAGCACCGGCTGGCGCCGTATGAGCCGGCAGCCGATGGCCAGATCGCCCACCGTCAGCATGGGTTCGGCGTCGTAATAGCGGCCCCATGCCGCGCGCTCCTGGCCCAGCCGCGCCGGATCGGCAGGGGCCAGCACGCGCAGCGCAAAGCCCATGTCCCGGATCAGCTCGCGCACCTGTCGGGTGGCCGTGAACACGATCCAGCGAAAACCGCCACGATGCAGCGCCTCCACCAGCAGCGTGATCAGCAGGCGGCTGGCGCGCTGGCTGGTGGCCGCCAGGTTGCCGATTTCGACCACGCTGCCGCGCTGCACCGGCTGGCGCATGGCGCTGGCGATCGCGCCCTCGACCGGGCCCTCCAGGTAGCGCTCCAGGAACAGCGCGCCGGCGCCGGCCGGCCGAAAGCCCAGGGCCGAGGCGAAGGTCTCCCCCCGCTGCGCGGCCAGCAGCCAGGGCATGAAGTCGCTGACGCGGGCCTCATGACACTGCGCGTAGCGGCGCGCGATGTAGTCCTCGACGCCGGCACGGGGCCGGTCCTGTGGGTACAGATGCACATCGAACACCGCCGCCGGGCGGCTGCCGACGGCAAGCTCGGCACGGTTCGCGCAACTTTGCATACCGGTGGCTCCTGGCGTGATCGCCTGATAACGCCGGCCACACTAGAACGCGGGGCTTAAGGGCGCCTTAACCGGATTGCCGGTGGATGCAGTGCCGGGCGCCGAGAAATCGCCGATGGGATTCATTCAGGGGCGGCCTTAAGGCTTGCTTAAGCCCCGGCTGCGTAGATTGGCGGCACGCTCCCACCACCCCGCCACAAAAATGACCGCCGCCGTGCCAACCAAGCCACCGTTCTCGGACAAGTATGACCTCGCCCTGGCGCAGGCCTATCAGGAAAAACACCACCGCGGCCTGCGCCGTCGACTGACCACCTGGCGTGAAACCCAACTGGCCGGCCGGGCCCTGAAGCTGGCCGGCAATCCGGAATCGGTGCTCGACATGCCCTGCGGGGCGGGCCGCTTCTGGCCCATGCTGGCCAGTCACCCGACCCGTCGCCTGTTGGCCGGGGACGTCAGTCCGGCCATGCTGCAGATCGCCGCCGGCGCCGCCGAGCCGGCCGTGCTGGCGCGCTTCGAGGTGCTCGCGCAGATGGACGCCTTTGCCTTGGACTTGCCCGATGAGGCCGTGGAGCACGTGCTGTGCATGCGGCTGCTGCACCACATCGCGACCGCCGAAGATCGGTTGCGGATTCTTCGCGAGCTGCACCGGGTGGCGCGCCGCGGCGTGACCGTCAGCCTGTGGGTGGACGGCAACCTGCAGGCCCGTCGCCGGATGCGGCAGGATGCGCGCACCACGCGCGCCGACGGCTATCGCCGGGTGACCAAGCGCGCCGTCATCGAGGCCGAATTGGCCGAGGCCGGCTTCGTGATTCGTCGCCGCCTGGATGTGTTGCCGGGCCTGTCGATGCTGCGCCTGTACGTGCTCGACAAGGTCTGAGCGCATCGCGCGCAATGCGCTCACAGCCGGCTCTGCGCCTGACGCGGACTCGGGCCGCCCATCGCGCCGGCGTGGCCGGCGCCTGAAATTCCCCTCGTTGCTACAGTCGCGGCGCCGGCGGCCGATCACCTGTCGGTATCGGTCGTTCATCCGGGGAGTAATCGCGCATGGCCCGTCTGCTGGGTTTTCTGCTCATTGTTGTGGCGCTGCTGCTGGTCGGATTCTTTCTGATCTACAACCGGCTGGTGACGCTGCGCAACCGCTACCGCAACGCCCACGCGCAGATCGACGTGCAGCTGCTGCGCCGTCACGATCTGGTGCCGAATCTGGTCGAGACGGCCCGCGCCTATCTGCAGCACGAGCGCGCCACGCTGGAGGCGGTGATCGCCGCCCGCGGCGCGGCGGTCGACGCCAGCCAGCGGGCCGCGGCGCAGCCGGACAGTGCCGCGGCGATGGCCGCACTCGGCCAGGCCGAGGCGGCGCTGGGTGGCGCGCTCGGCCGGCTGATGGCGGTGGTGGAGCAGTACCCGGACCTGAAGGCCGACGCCACCATGGCGCGCCTGAGTGAGGAACTGGCGTCCACCGAGAACCGCCTCGCTTTCGCCCGCCAGGCCTACAACGACGCGGTGATGACCTACAACACGGCGCTGGAGGTGTTTCCGAACGTGCTGGTGGCCGGCAGCATGGGCTTTCGGGCGGCCGGCTTCTTCGAACTGGACGACACCGCCGTGCGCGCGCTGCCGCAGGTCAGCTTCCAGGCCGGCCGCTAGCCGACGGCATGGATTTTTTTGCCTACCAGCAGCAGGCGCGCCGCTACAGCGCCCTGCTGCTGGTGCTGTTCACGCTGGCCGTGCTGGGCCTGGTGCTGGCGCTGAACCTGCTGGTGGGCTGGCTGGTGGTGCTCGGCGACCTGCGTCACGACTATCGGCATCTGGCCGACCTGCCGCCGGTCATTTACGGCTGGACCACCGCCATCACGCTGGCCCTGATCGGCGCCGGCACGCTGCGCCGGCTGTGGGAACTGAGCGCCGGCGGTCCGGTGGTGGCGCGCCTGGCCGGTGCCCGCTGGGTGGCGCCGGACGCGACCGACGAGCAACGCCGGCGCCTGCTGAACGTGGCCGAGGAGATCGCCGTGGCCAGCGGCCTTGCCATGCCGCGCATCTACCTGATGCAGGACGAGCCGGGCATCAACGCCTTCGCCGCCGGCCGCGGCCCGGCCGATGCGGTGATCGCGGTCACCCGCGGCTGCCTGGAGCGCCTGGATCGCGACCAGCTGCAGGGCGTTCTGGCGCATGAGTTCAGCCACCTGCTGCACGGCGACGGGCGCCTGAACATGCGCCTGCTCGGCCTGCTGCACGGTCTCACCGCGCCCGGGGCGCTCGGGCTGTGGCTGGTGCATTCGGCCACGCCGTCGCTGAGCAGTCGCGGCCGCCTTGCCCGCGGCGGTTTCCCGGGCCAGCTGCTGGTGGGCGGCCTGCTGGCGGCGGTCGGCTACCTGGGCGTGTTTCTGGCACGGCTGATCCGCGCTGCCGTGTCGCGCCAGCGCGAACACCTGGCCGACGCCGCGGCGGTGCAGTTCACGCGCAATCCGCGCGGCCTGGCCGGCGCGCTGCGCCGGGTGCGCGACGAGGCCGACGGCGCAGCGCTGCGCTCCCGCCAGGCGGAAGCCTTCAGCCACATGCTGTTCGCCACGCCACACCGCACCTGGTTCAGCGCCCTGCTGGCGACCCATCCGCCGCTCGATGAACGCATCGCCCGCATCTACCCGTTGTTCGAGCGGCGCAGCAACCGGGAGCAGGCTCTGGACAACAGCCCCTCACCGGCGCTTGAGCCCGTCACCGTGCCGGCGGCCTCGCTGGCCGGCCGGGTCGGTGAAATCGACCTCGCCAGCCTGGGCTACGCGGCGTCGCTGATTGGCGCCATACCGCCGCCGCTGCGCCAGGCCACGCAGACCGGTACCGGCGCAACGGCCTTGCTGTGCGGCCTGTTGGCCGACCAGGACGAAACGCGCGCGCCGGCCCGGTCGGCCGTGCTGGGACCGGCCGTGGCAGTCTTCGCCGATCAGCTTGGAGCGGCCGCGCGCCGTCTGGGGCCGCGCTTTCGTCTGCCGCTGGTCGATCTGGCGCTGCCGGCCTTGCTGGCGCAGCCGCCGGCATGGCGCCGGAAACTTGTCGATGACCTGCAGGCGCTGGCCGGCGGCGCATCCGGCAACTGGCCGCTGCTGGCCTTGCTGCGCCACCACCTGCTGCCATCGGCGCACACCGGGCGCAGTTCGCAGCCCGAGCCGGACGATGTCCGGGTGGTGCTGCGCACGCTGGCCGACTGCGCCAGCGACGGTGCGCCGGACGCCTACGCCGCCGCCTGCGCGCAGCTCCACCTGCCGGCCCTGCCGATGACGCTCGCGCAATCCGCTTTCGACGGCGCGCTGCAGCGTCTGGCGGGCGCGCCATTGATGCAGCGCCTGCGGC encodes:
- a CDS encoding thermostable hemolysin, which encodes MQSCANRAELAVGSRPAAVFDVHLYPQDRPRAGVEDYIARRYAQCHEARVSDFMPWLLAAQRGETFASALGFRPAGAGALFLERYLEGPVEGAIASAMRQPVQRGSVVEIGNLAATSQRASRLLITLLVEALHRGGFRWIVFTATRQVRELIRDMGFALRVLAPADPARLGQERAAWGRYYDAEPMLTVGDLAIGCRLIRRQPVLAAQLAGYADALDAVVGALW
- a CDS encoding class I SAM-dependent methyltransferase, translating into MTAAVPTKPPFSDKYDLALAQAYQEKHHRGLRRRLTTWRETQLAGRALKLAGNPESVLDMPCGAGRFWPMLASHPTRRLLAGDVSPAMLQIAAGAAEPAVLARFEVLAQMDAFALDLPDEAVEHVLCMRLLHHIATAEDRLRILRELHRVARRGVTVSLWVDGNLQARRRMRQDARTTRADGYRRVTKRAVIEAELAEAGFVIRRRLDVLPGLSMLRLYVLDKV
- a CDS encoding LemA family protein produces the protein MARLLGFLLIVVALLLVGFFLIYNRLVTLRNRYRNAHAQIDVQLLRRHDLVPNLVETARAYLQHERATLEAVIAARGAAVDASQRAAAQPDSAAAMAALGQAEAALGGALGRLMAVVEQYPDLKADATMARLSEELASTENRLAFARQAYNDAVMTYNTALEVFPNVLVAGSMGFRAAGFFELDDTAVRALPQVSFQAGR
- a CDS encoding M48 family metallopeptidase; translation: MDFFAYQQQARRYSALLLVLFTLAVLGLVLALNLLVGWLVVLGDLRHDYRHLADLPPVIYGWTTAITLALIGAGTLRRLWELSAGGPVVARLAGARWVAPDATDEQRRRLLNVAEEIAVASGLAMPRIYLMQDEPGINAFAAGRGPADAVIAVTRGCLERLDRDQLQGVLAHEFSHLLHGDGRLNMRLLGLLHGLTAPGALGLWLVHSATPSLSSRGRLARGGFPGQLLVGGLLAAVGYLGVFLARLIRAAVSRQREHLADAAAVQFTRNPRGLAGALRRVRDEADGAALRSRQAEAFSHMLFATPHRTWFSALLATHPPLDERIARIYPLFERRSNREQALDNSPSPALEPVTVPAASLAGRVGEIDLASLGYAASLIGAIPPPLRQATQTGTGATALLCGLLADQDETRAPARSAVLGPAVAVFADQLGAAARRLGPRFRLPLVDLALPALLAQPPAWRRKLVDDLQALAGGASGNWPLLALLRHHLLPSAHTGRSSQPEPDDVRVVLRTLADCASDGAPDAYAAACAQLHLPALPMTLAQSAFDGALQRLAGAPLMQRLRLLSACALAVSHDGVVEVAELELLRAIGAALDCPLPPVVGKAA